ACAGATTGTAGAAATAACTTGACCTTGTATGTAATTgtcaatatttatatatatgtcatgtttaaaatgtttgtctTAACTAGTGATTCCAGAAATCTGTCATTTCTGAGTACTGATGCTCTGCATATTTTAGTGTGTTCCTTGCTTCAAACATACCCATTTCAGCTTAGGAAGGGCTGATCACTAACAAGTTAATTTACTGTATTAGAAATCTTAGAGCAGGAcggctcaatcctggtcctggagatctaccaccctgcagagtttagctccaccctgaatctaacacacctgacccggataatgaaggccttcaggagcaactgAACGTTAAAGACAGCTGTGTTTGTTCTGAACTCTTTAGGGTGGtaagatctccaggaccaggattgagcagccctgttTTAGAGCaagaaaaatgcaaaaatacataGGGTAGAGGTATTCCACAACCAAGGTTGGGAAATAATAGGGAACACTGCCTCTTTAAATAGTAAACAAAGAATCAACGCTAAACAGAAGCAAACAGAAGTAAAAAAACGATGCAATGCGACAAACAGTGAACCCTCTTTTTTAGACAGTGTACTTACCTGGCAGACAGCAGACTGTCGAGGTGTTCTGGAGAGGTGCTGATCCTCTGCTCAGAAAACCGGCTGATGTGGCTGGGGAAGTTGCTGTATATGGCTGTGGTTTGATAACACAGTGGCAAGACACTAAACAGAGACTGCAAGAGAAACACACTcaatcaaaaaaaaacaaacaaacaaacaaaaaaacacatgtgtgtgtgtgagtgtgtgttcactaccagatgggttaaatgcggaggacacatttcgctttacagtgtacactgtatagtgacaaatacgtgcacctttaccttactgTAAGCTTTAACttcaaaatgttaaatgttatttAGTATTGGAGACTGTTTCAAAAATGATACATAGCCAAACATATGTGGATGCACTGATATTTCTGGCGTGCAGTCGCTGTTCCAATTTATCCCAAAGATGTTTAatggggttaaggtcagggcaCTGTGCTGGCCAGTAAAGGTGGTAAACCATGGTTGGTAAACTATGGTTTATGGTGCTTGCTTTGAGGAGCTTGCATTTAGAAACAGTTAAAAGCACACAATTCTTTAGAAGGTCTTTGTGTGTTGTTGACCATGATTGGCCTCACTGGTACTAGGGAGCTCAGCCTAAACCCTCTCTATGCTTTCTGCTGGCTTCCTTCAAACCCAGATCTTTTTGTCAGACTGGCAGATGGTGAATCGTGATTCATCGTTTTGGAGAATGTGTTTCCACTGCTGTGGAGTTCAATGGTGGTGTGTTTTACAGTGCCCCAGATGCCTCCTAAAACTGCACAATGATGATTTGAGGCATATGTGTGGCGACTCAGCCATGGCAATCTAGAGCATGAACCTCCTGATGAACAGTTCTTGTGCTGATGTTGCTTCCAGGGGCAGTTTGGAAGTCAGAAGTGAGTGTAACACCAGGTTTTAGACCAAGTGTTGACCATAAAAACTTGCGTCTCAGAGTGGagtcgagcgactggtgttggagTAACAGAAAGGTAAAATGAGTGACTGTTTCTGCTGGATTTGGACTCATAGCtggctatctaggcttagataagttatcAGCTAAATAAGTCTCAAATCACACcagtttagaggataaagcctcatatctgagagcataAAGTCTttatttagtagactggctcatccaggtttccTTGCAAAtacggtgggcttgttttttttgttccccACTATTCATAGCACTTTCAAGTGCACACTGGGGGAAATTAGCTTATCTGGCCATGTATTAGAtggacacagaacagaaatttgacagATTAAACTTGTCGAAATGTCTAAATACCTACCGTCAACATTCGTAAACAGCGTGGTATGTAGTATTACTGTTATACTGCCCAAGCCTAACAAGTCTGTTTGGAATTGCTTAACAGCATGCCATGGcttgaggcaagtgtgtaatGCAGGCATACACAAGGCTAACTGCTAGCAATAAGCTCCCAGTACTGCGTTAGCCTTCAGTAAAATTGTGTAGTTTTAAAAGGAGATGGAGAATGTAAGGGACATACGCTGGAGTCAGTGGTAGTGTTTTCACTCTGGGCCAGCCTCTGGGCCCGGAGCTCTTGCACACCCGTTAGAGGAGCCACAGATACTTTGATCTGCCCCTGACACTGTCCGCTGAAGTCGGTGATGTTGTACCAGCCAGACACAGACTGAAAGCCGGACAGGAGTGGAGAAAGGTCCACTGAAGCAAAGCCTATTACCCGCTCTATGTctacaaaacagaaaaacagtgtgAGAGCAACTCATTACAAAAGGTGAAGTTCTCAGTGTGCTCATTCATTTGAGAATCAGAATAATAAACTGGGACTGCCTGAGCACTGGTTGTACCTCCTTTGTGCCAGACTTTAAACACCAGTGCCTGCTGAGGATCCACAAGTAGCTCCTTTGACAGCCTGCAGGACACAGAAAAAGTTTAATTGGTGGGTTACAGTTACTTGATCATTGGTTAAATGGCTGAGATTTGATTAATGTTTAGATTAAATGACCTACCTGCATTCATGATGGTGGTCCCACACAGGACAGTCACTTTCTTGAACTACATCAGTGCTCCCTGTACCAGGGGCATCGGCTGTGGCGTAAGAGACACAGCAGCTGGGGAGACCTCCACTACGTTCAGCTAGAGGACATCCTAGAAGACAAAATAAGAGCTTACGCACAACCTTTCACATAAATGCCCCCCTCTGTTCTCCTTTAGATTGTGAGTTAACAGCTGCTGGTTGTGACATATCAATCAAATACATGTAGGGTTAGCACCAAGTGCCCCCCTGACATCATGGTACAAGAAAGTGTAATTAAAAGCATTACTGGGATTCTTGAATGGCACAACTTGTAAACAGGGTTGCATTCTATCTCCTGCAAGAGTCCAAGAGAGTACAACTGGTCTCATCTTCTTGGTCAAAGAGATAACCACAGGGCAGGACTATCTGTGCCCCTGGCCACAGATGGCTTTATCATCTTACCTTTTAGACTGAGGTGCATGGCTCTTTCCACACTGATCGTGGCTGTGAAGGTGTCATCATCGCAGAGTTCTGTGCCACGGGACGGTGGTTGCGGCTCGGAGCTCAATGCTGATTTGGTGTGCTGTCTGCTTGAATTGCTGGACCATCTCAACACACCCTCCGAGCTACGGATGTGTCTGGATGAGGGACCTCGGTCCGCATCTTCCTCTCCTGGGCTGCTAAgctgctcctcttcctcctcctctgggAGTGCTGGGGCTGAGGGAAGGGCAGAAACTGTGGTAGCAGTGATGTGGGCTCTTAGAGCAGCTCCACCCAGATCAGGAGCAGAACGCTTAAACAGAGGGTACACACCTACAGAGCAAGCAgaatattcatttatattaataGCAATATTTTCATAAGCAGAGACTCCACTGCCCTGTACAAAGATAATtcaatcatttcttttttttctcaatgtaaaacactaaaataattTATGAAATATGCTATACAAATTAGCTTGCCTCGCCTTTTAATCATGTCTGTCTGTGGTTATTTTTGATTGTATATCTGTATTATATcttattgttttatttcttattatggtatttattatttgtaaattattgttTGGGAGCATTTTGCTATACAAACCAGCTAATTTAAAGTTATACATAATACATGTACATACCATTCTGGTGTTGAacattgttgtttatttttattgtacatttgttaccatgtaaaaatgtagtaTGATCTAATAGTGACTAGTTGTACCAGCAATGCACACTTTCTGCGGATGCGGAGAGCCTAGAAGTTAGGGGTCAGAAATGTCGAGGTCATACTGTTGTAACTGCCTAGATAAAAAAATTCATAAAGATTGACCATCTGTTTAAAGAATTTACACCTGTTGCACCCCCTGCCCCCCCAGCTGTACAGCAACTATAAAGCTGTGCACTGAGACACAATACTTGTGACCTGGGGAAACTTGGGTAAGCTTGGGGTTGAGCTGCCTGCAGAATGGACTGTGAACTAAGAGCTCTTGCACAAACTTAATTTCGGCACCCCTAAGTCTTGAGctcactttcttcttctctaATCTAGCTTCAAATGTTGCTTTGGAATTTTCTCCGGCAAGACATCTAAATGGACTGAATATATCCTGAAGACATTTCTGGAAAagtgaaaaaactaaaaatacaaaacacCAAATAGTACCACTTATTGTCAGCTTGTGTTTTGAAGTCGTTGCCAGGGTTGAAAGATCCATGAAGGCAGACCCCACGAGTCGATCAGAGTCATGAGGTCTTACTCTTTTCCCCTTCCCGAAGGAAACCCACAGCTGCACCTCTAGCCTTTCCTCCCTCAGGTACCAGCGCAGGGGTTGGCTTCTCCTCAGCTCCATGGTCTGGTTTCCTGGAAATGTCACTGTGGCTAGACCTGAGTCTAGGCCCGGATAATAAGAtaagaaaaataattttaaaatttGAACAATTTATGAATAATAAAGATACACGTTCATGGTATCTTCGGTAAACTGCTCAGGTCCCTCTTCTCTGTATTTAACACCAATTGTGATATGATTGTTAGCCACATTTACCAGCTCTTCCCGACTCCTCCTCACTCCCTTCCAAGGCTGGATGTCTCAGCTCAGAGCAAAAGGTGTCTTGTTCATAGAGTTTGTATCTGTAGTAACAGTATGTAGATCGCTGGAGCTCGGTGTGACCCGGGAGCAGCAGGCAATGGACGGGCAGCCAGGCTCTTGGCATGGAGACTGATAATGCCACTGACTGCAATTCCTCGGAAGAAAAGTGTCCTTCCCCttcatcctcatcttcctcGCTATCTCTTTTGGCTTGCCACCCCAGGAGACGGGCTGAACTAAGGACTCGCTCTCGGTCTGAATGATGGCTGAAGTGTATGGAGACCTCAAGGCCTCCAATGGAGGTCACATAGTTGCAATGTGACGACACGCTTGGAGGGAGAGCGAGACCATACCAGCCAGATATGCCTGTAAGAACAACACACATTACTACTGTGATTCTGCAGCATTAGAGCATTGACAGCTGATGCTTTTAAATAGCTGGTATTTGTCCTTGAATCCCAGCTTACCTGTCCTTTTATGCAAGAGGTCTGCTAGACGAATTCTCACTGAGCCCAAAACACGGTCCTTAGGTGTTGATGCATCAACTGCATcaacaaaataaattaataaataaataaacagatagGATTTAGTAAGTAATGTTACAGAACAGTTGTTTAAGCAAGTTATCATAAAGTTATCAAACACATAGTTAAACTTGCAGGTTTGTAATCAGTGTTGCAGTTCTTCAAACCGCTAACATGACAACATACAGTCACATAGACATATACAGAGAATGTTATATACTATGCTGCCCTGGGAAAAAATTGTGTTAAGATTTCCGTTTGCTTTGCTGGGGCTAGCTTGCACTGTACACTGATATACTGCTTTAGGTATAACCACTTGTGCTTCAGTAGGAAGAGATGGATGTGGAAACTGTGTCATCTAGTGGTTGTAAACTGTATTGAATTAGTTAAATATGGTCTTCTGCCTTCATGGAAAATGCCTATTAATTCAGCTATCTATAAACGTATATAACTTTAAAGCCATAAAACAATCCATAAACCACctctgcagagaacacacatctgcacattccaaaaaattattattaaataataaatgtgatGTACAAAAGTAATGGCAGATGTCATGTTTTTTGTAATATGTTGTGCTCTAAAATGTGAAAACCAACAAACTGTCATATCATACATATTCAAATATGTACATAATATGCCTGAAACATTAAGATTGacatacaaatacatatataatacatacatataaatacatatggTCTGCACACAAATTCACATTAGGCTTTCAGGAACAAGAACAAAGTGTTCAAAGACTttctgtggctttctttttcaCTCCTGTAATAAGTGATATACTGTGTGTGGTAACACTAAACTGCTGTTACTGTCCTCAGAATGCTCACCCTTTCGTGTGTCTCggttgtaaacagtgaagacCGCCACGGCCTCCTCCAGCAGCTCAGCCAGACTTGCACTCTCGCCAGTGTCTCTCTGCACCAGCAACTGACAGCAGAACTCTACATGATGATCAAACTCTGGAGAGAAGCTCCGAGCAGCAACACGTGTGCTTCTGCTTTCCCTCTCCGACAGTAAGGACAGCTGTATGGTGACAAAGGAGTTGACTCCCACCTCAGAGTAGTATTGCAGAGCTACAGCCCTGTGTACACAGAGAAACAAAAGGAGAAAATTCAGGGGATTGCTGGATTGCTTGGTGGAGTGTCACACGCAAATGATTAATATGGGTGGATGATGGATGTAAATCAAACACAACTGAATTAATTCACATatttaatactgtaataaaTGAGTAAAACAAGGGTGAGCAACCCACCGTGCTGCAGCTTGCAGTCCAGCAGCTCTGTGCACCTGCACCACCAGATTCACCACACGGGACGCCAAAGCACCACTGTTTAAACCACTGCCCCTCAGTGGCCGAGTCTTGTACTGAACACTTACTTCAAGGAGCCctacaacaaaacacaatttgaaacagttcagttcaatttgaACAAAGTCAGAAGTCAGAATGGTGTGTGATTCAGAAATGTTCAGGCATCTTTAGAGAgtgtttataaaaataaaaaaaaaaagatcaaaataTGGCAAATGCAAAAAGTCAGAGACTCTGTCAGGAAACTGGCAGATATTTGGGAAAATACTTGGttctaaaaatgtatgtattgctgaaaaagtaagtgaacccttgtaATTAATAGCTGgttgacaccccccccccccccacttgaTACTACTATCAAGTAGTATCTACTTGATAGTAGATCCTCCGAAAGCTCTTTTTGGCAAGGCATGGCTCACAATGTATCCTTCTTGTGTGGAGCAAACTCAAAATGTTTGAGGGGGTTTTATCAGCCAAAGTAGGTCTAGTCCACACCTTCAAACTCTTCAATTTTCTTAGGAAGACTCCAGTTATGCTAACACCTGACTAATTAGCTAtttttgagatcattaactcaagggttcacatacttatATAGTTGTTCTCAATGAAGACATGATCAGAATTTTGTGTAAAACAAATTATTGCGTAAAACCATAAAACTGCAAAGGGTTCACATATTTTATCTTGCCACTGTGTATAAAGAGCACTTGCTTTAACACAAAGGTACCTGAGGGATGAGGCTGGACATCAGAAGGACTGTCGGTTCTTGGTATCAGTGGGAGGGAGAAAAGCTGGGCCTCCGTTTGGCCCTGTTTCTGCATCGTCACCATAGCACACAGCTTGGCCACAGGCAGCACCCCTCTGGCAATCAGCTGCTCTTGAACATTTGGGTAATAATACCTGCCACAAGAATATCCTGTTTCTAATCTTTTTTggtgttttattaaataggCATCAAACAATGAAATATAATAACGAACTCTTACAATGCTACTTATTTTAATTGTCCATCACAGAATGACCAGGATTCGATAGACAAACCCTCAGCTCACTATTTTACCTGCACCACACTTCAAACTGGATTCCACCCCCACTGCTGGGACCCTGGCTGGCCAAAGAGCTGAGCAGCAGTCTCTGTACTGGAACAGCTGGAGGGGCCACAAGCATGTGGGCCTCTGAGTGTCCAAGGACAGGATCAGGCACACACAGTGTGGTAGCAGTTCGATAAGACTTTAGATTGACACCTGACAGGAAACAAGACGTATAATTAAGTTGTATGATatgaaaagacaaaaacaacaatattcaccattagtgttagACACAGATAGAATCTGGCCTCCAAACAAAgcggtaaacacacacacatacatcctagtaagtaaacacacacagtgaccatAAGCACACATGCCCAAAGAAGTGGGCAGTCATTACTGCGGCACccaaggagcagagagagttaaaggccctgctcaagggcccaatagcTTTAGCTTGCCAAGCGCGgctactgaacccacaaccctgtctcAATTggccagtgctctaaccactgagccaccaaataatattttttatgttgcGCTCGAGCTACAAGGCACATGCGATTATCAAAACGTATAGTTTCTATATGATGCTTACAGTGCCATGCAAGCATATGGGTATACCATGTCagaatttctgttactgtgaatagtttaGAGAGTGGTGAACCGATCTCTGAAAGACAAAGTTGAAACATGATTAGCAAATTAAACAAGTTAAAGCCTTGGAAGACCAAGGAAACTGCTTGTAGGATTGATAGTAAGACAAAAACACTGACTGGAAAAGACTGGAGTGGTGGCCAGGAATCATTTCACTGGTAGGAAAAAAAATGGATTCAATAAATACTAGCAATTTCTAGAAGCAAAACATCACAGCATCTCTAAAAAGCTTTACAAAATTATAGAAATGATAAACACATCAAAATCCACAATAGAGGCAAACTTCAAAGAGGCACAAGGTTTTGCCATGACTCTCATATCCCCCTGGCCTAAACAtcccaaaaaaataataaaaataaaaaaataaaataaaatatatatatataaaaaaaaaaaagaatcttaAGAGAACTAGGTAGAACATTTGAGGAACATGTGAGGAAGAAACGATAAAAATCCCCCAAGCAGGAACTAAACAACATTTATCTGATATTCACATGCTGTGATGTTTGCCATAGTGGATAGTCCAAAATACTGACCACACAGGGTCATCttttattcacagtaacagaaacttTATCCAGTGGTTCCAAAACCTTTGAATTCGACTGTATACAGTTCCCATCACTAAAGGTTGTACTGTTATCTACATAAATGAACAAAAGCATGTTGTATAGCTAAAACAGTAAGGGCCCTATTTTATCTACCTTTTATCGACACAcagtcagtgtgtctttgccaTCGAAGGGACGCCTTGGGctataaaccaatcagcgtgtcactcgttattccctttaagagccaggtgcagtcCGACTTTGGCGAATTGGTATTTCAATGATTTTCAGTATTTCAATGATATTTAAGCTATTTCAGTGTTGACAAtttactgccaagatagcaatgaacgtctgactgttgatgtctgcctaggttgttttcagacAGTGGCgcagctgtgttttctgttgccaagatagcaatacggcAGAAAtcgacctgaacacacctcatttcgagaccaccacacccatcagtgtagatatattcacaaacACTCTTGCTGTTTAAACGCAGCAGATTTAACATTTCTTGCATTCACAGCTACACACTGTCTGTAACCTGCTTACTGCTCTCCACAACATGTGGGTCGAGATTCTGACTGGCGTCCTCCTCCTGAGCAGGAAATAAGTATTGGATGTAGCAGTCTGCCTCTCCCCAGACAGTGGACTGTAGCGGCGTCAGtcccctcactctctccaccCGGACCAGAAACACATGTTCGTTCAGAGCCTTGGCAGGAGAAGCATTTGTCTGTCAAAAGTTTTAAAATTGCTTGTTGATACTGATAGCTCAAATGATCAGGTTGGATCACCTCTTTTCTACATAAtatctaaaatattttttcataaCTAGCATTTAGAATTTGACAATTAGAATATTTGACCAGcaaatattgttaaaatgtcCATCCCTAGACTGGAATATGATACAGATACCAACCTTCATCTCTGGACCTGGCCTGTGGTCCAGAAGGTGGACTGGTCTGGGCAGCTGGGACATGGAGGCTAGTTCCTCATCTCTCATGCGTTGGAGAGCCACAATCTGCTGGGACAGGCCCATTGCCAGACACACTCTTAGGCTTCCCCGAGTTCCACCTGTGAAAATGTCCACTACTGGCATGTAGCTGTCCACTGCCAACACCGGATACTGAGCCTTCAGGAGCAGCTGGGAAATCTTGGGGTCTCTATTGTGTTTATGAAAGAATAGAGAATAGAGGCAGTAAGTAAACCCATATATTGCATAAGTCAATAGTTTAAAACCATCATTCACTTTTTAACTATTATAAAACACAACATATTGTTTATAAATCCAAACAAGATAATGGTGACAGGACAACCATCTTCACCATTAAtgatggacacagatggaatttgtgCCTTTAACCCACCCGTGCAGTgaatacactcatacacactagtgatcaaacacataCAGTGAGTGTGAGCATACGTGCCATTGCTGCATTGTCCGGgggggcagagagggtgaagggtctatCAACCCTTCACAACCTCATGGATAGCCCTGTGCTCTAAGCGCTTAGCCACCATTGTGCCTAATTCGACATAGTTCATCACATGAATTCATTATCCGGACACCCACCTGAATGACATGTAGAACTGATGAAGAGGTAGTTTGACCAGCCCGAGGAGTTTATCATTATGGGAGTTGACTGCTCTCAACCAAACTTCTATGACCATTACATTGTTCTTCATCCTCCCCAGTAACTTGGAATTGAGAGCCACTGGTGCAACCTGCcagccacaacacacacatacacacaaataaaagtTAGTTAACATATACAGTGCCATCAACCATATGGAAAGGTATCGGCaaagatactggcacttacacacagtatcggtatcagcaATACAGAGCACCGATACCTACATTTGAAAATTTCTGTTTGCAAACAACCAGTGAAATCCAGTCACagaccattattattatatgttattaccattaaacacacatttaatgAACTTTTCGGTTATTTGGTTCTGAAAGCAGgagttgagtttcagcagctggTTTAAAGACTAACACACACTGAAGTTCAGtactttttacacagagacgtgGACCTGAATGTGAAATCACTGCAGAagctctttctgtttctaaactggtgttttatcactgctctgaaatgggaattttaaacactgattaaaaagctgtttggtgaagcttagCCAGATTCTGCTTGCTTACTTGCACAAGTTTCAGCATTGtggccatttttattttttcatagaTCTGAAACTTataaaatgtgcagttcctcaaccagtaaatgcaGTACAatagtacaacctataaaaagtgaaaCACTAAATATTTTAggagtcagagttggtatcagtACTTGGTATCGGCAGATATCTAAAAGTTCCTGTGTAATCCTAACACTAGCTACTTAATAATACTTTTGCAAAACTTGATTTCATGTTCATGCAAGTGTCTTATGAAGAGAAAGCCTACATTTTGCCTAAAAAATGATTTGACAAATTATCGTTCAACACATAAAACCTTTTAGCCCAGCTGGACATTTTGAGTAGCACAAGACATACTTTTTTTTACCGTCGTTGTGGGGCGCAGTTCATGTCCCCAAGACTCCATAATCCCAATTCTCTAGTTGACACTGCTTTCTATTCAGGATTTTCAGTTATtgcaaaccaacaaacaaaactgGCTCACCAGTATTAAACATTACGAAATGATCTGCATGGCAGAGTAAGAGTGTGTTTTTGTTAAAGCATTTGGCAACACCAGCGCACTTACCTGAACCAATCCAAAAGTCGGATGCGTTTGACCCCAGCTGACAACAGATCGTGTGGTCTGCTCAGACCCAAACAGTTTGCAGTTTAAGTAGACATTGGGCTGCATGGGTGCACAGCTGAAGTCCTTCCCATCTGGCACCATGAGAAGGGTATGGAGCAAAAGGTCCCACTCATCCTCCTCTGCACTCTGAGGGGTCTTATGGGTAGAGTTTTGAACTCTGCTTCGAGGGGAAGTGGACCGGGACCTGGTTTTGGGCATGAGGAGGTTTTGGGCTGGAGGAACTGATAAGGGAGACGGGTTTCTTCTGCTGTCGCTCTCAAAGCCAGGTGGAGAATCACTGTATCCATCACCTTGTGGCCCAAAAGAAATATCTACTTCAGAGGCAGGAGTTTTCTGTGGCGATGCAACAGGACTCACCACTGTTTTTCTTGGCCTGCTCTTGGTAGAAAAATCTTTCTTTTTTGCTGCTAGCTCAAGCGAAACCTTAAGGATAAGGAGGAGCAAAATCATTATTTAAGAAACCACAGCAATGCAAACACAGTCTCACTTTTAGCGAAAGGTagtagagagaaaaaaatacacaaaatataatatattctaAAATATAAATCTACAGAGAGACAATGAGATTTGCCAATTTTTATTAGGGTGAAAGGTATGCTACCTTGAGAGGTCCAATATCCTGTTTGTCCGA
The sequence above is drawn from the Salminus brasiliensis chromosome 11, fSalBra1.hap2, whole genome shotgun sequence genome and encodes:
- the c2cd3 gene encoding C2 domain-containing protein 3 isoform X5 gives rise to the protein MKNKKVKSAKSGNLRKKVISDVSPSTSIPPLVEGQVRCFLRVTVSRVLWTISKPPPVTLIRLRWWGESTSGTLFCPRDGSLARQKDVKSTSRFPVRCGPKQFTSYLTDMGSLVLDVLTKPDHLPIARVQIAGLARLSLSHSINGFFTLVSPTSEKLGELQVTLALEPLTETYDSSSSVPTTDMSTDAAVPAPGLISDQDVLASSLSHFGPSKRGRESVGGRSNSTPRGKDHLYFQERGNVPTRSRSPLEPDHITAHQKPHSYGSHTEIKTAVNTNVQETSKPGVHMPSGDNRASVDLLSVLLERGSKLRNAMVVSALKSDVGCDILKDTPLPLPRDNIDVSPLLPPMPSSGHLLQNILHSDLHHSSQDPDLLRPEGTADTHDVAVDLLLGSVNGSVLPIWDEDGSPPDSLSGCSSVLMDSELGDPQYDQSLLENLFYKTPRSDSCLSEKEDGDQRKNNKNNSQRLVSDVGQHGAPENVFSRLSVDRIALLGSIHLARVAILQLAVPTDSISNTPRKLSGKGKPPRPLTTKKCSYFVEYLFPLPLPDNDPGLTVPAEVTRVVSSKVVEGVVHFQQQSVFPVHFSGPTIKRWWDASLAFKVYCRKSYQNKPVPIGMAKFPLRTMLQSDRLSITTSIPVQRLDGESDKQDIGPLKVSLELAAKKKDFSTKSRPRKTVVSPVASPQKTPASEVDISFGPQGDGYSDSPPGFESDSRRNPSPLSVPPAQNLLMPKTRSRSTSPRSRVQNSTHKTPQSAEEDEWDLLLHTLLMVPDGKDFSCAPMQPNVYLNCKLFGSEQTTRSVVSWGQTHPTFGLVQVAPVALNSKLLGRMKNNVMVIEVWLRAVNSHNDKLLGLVKLPLHQFYMSFRDPKISQLLLKAQYPVLAVDSYMPVVDIFTGGTRGSLRVCLAMGLSQQIVALQRMRDEELASMSQLPRPVHLLDHRPGPEMKALNEHVFLVRVERVRGLTPLQSTVWGEADCYIQYLFPAQEEDASQNLDPHVVESSVNLKSYRTATTLCVPDPVLGHSEAHMLVAPPAVPVQRLLLSSLASQGPSSGGGIQFEVWCRYYYPNVQEQLIARGVLPVAKLCAMVTMQKQGQTEAQLFSLPLIPRTDSPSDVQPHPSGLLEVSVQYKTRPLRGSGLNSGALASRVVNLVVQVHRAAGLQAAARAVALQYYSEVGVNSFVTIQLSLLSERESRSTRVAARSFSPEFDHHVEFCCQLLVQRDTGESASLAELLEEAVAVFTVYNRDTRKVDASTPKDRVLGSVRIRLADLLHKRTGISGWYGLALPPSVSSHCNYVTSIGGLEVSIHFSHHSDRERVLSSARLLGWQAKRDSEEDEDEGEGHFSSEELQSVALSVSMPRAWLPVHCLLLPGHTELQRSTYCYYRYKLYEQDTFCSELRHPALEGSEEESGRADSGLATVTFPGNQTMELRRSQPLRWYLREERLEVQLWVSFGKGKRVRPHDSDRLVGSAFMDLSTLATTSKHKLTISGVYPLFKRSAPDLGGAALRAHITATTVSALPSAPALPEEEEEEQLSSPGEEDADRGPSSRHIRSSEGVLRWSSNSSRQHTKSALSSEPQPPSRGTELCDDDTFTATISVERAMHLSLKGCPLAERSGGLPSCCVSYATADAPGTGSTDVVQESDCPVWDHHHECRLSKELLVDPQQALVFKVWHKGDIERVIGFASVDLSPLLSGFQSVSGWYNITDFSGQCQGQIKVSVAPLTGVQELRAQRLAQSENTTTDSSSLFSVLPLCYQTTAIYSNFPSHISRFSEQRISTSPEHLDSLLSARSSLITDRHDEHMDNVRRFHHALQEGENALLSSSAGDAHPSSSALFSALRKNLSELDDIQKYFSRKLATPVFSGLCEQGRDLRQEQHKDSETDTAQLLLKSNKLVGEVNNVIKGLSTHQTEPANSRRYPPTPAEREVFPGMDRLTLAESDSCDTEVCSQKESESRLEDLSPLTSPAAEQLRHSPVLKNEDVHQVQDNSSSEEEIGHKEVNETEVEEEDEDFEETLVEPRPLNEVTSITDRTSPWTSVLSDPDLGTLESLEVDEQPLWDCPSIAQENKKNGAISLPAAPSQHLTSEPADDSDISDGFESVEDSEAARDVQSVCEEHSDEQEALIDGLHGNSTQGTNEVVSHDQHISMPEDEDEDDSPLSPSSGSSTKADSGESNTNLCDRVDIPNFFLPSHHLEASMRALRLAPVFPSMSHDLQNVKSAVPQRNVTRPRPNLPPSSANTEETKRIAKIFASHFTEGS